In the genome of Coregonus clupeaformis isolate EN_2021a chromosome 1, ASM2061545v1, whole genome shotgun sequence, one region contains:
- the LOC121539556 gene encoding leucine-rich repeat-containing protein 18 → MAKGNKKSKEPKGRKITLKMAKLALKLTVDGKRRLDLSNMEIATFPKCILKLCDVDELDLSRNLLKKIPDSIDKFVNLRWLDLHSNQLDHVPEAIGRLQNLYSLNLCNNLLSTVGLPNEIGLLQKLRSLNLGMNLLERIPSSIAALKELRHLGLFNNHLTRVPECLRNLPHLEIVNLKCNPIPSGDDKGIDPIQRVECLYLVRESCLCASCLKKIKDDRQRVDSRLSGGPAHGRSIFTGLTTPNSVAQEDQATWR, encoded by the coding sequence ATGGCCAAGGGCAACAAGAAGTCAAAAGAGCCCAAAGGCCGGAAGATCACCTTGAAGATGGCAAAGCTGGCTCTGAAGCTGACCGTGGACGGCAAGCGTCGGCTGGACCTCAGCAACATGGAGATCGCCACCTTTCCCAAGTGCATCCTGAAGCTGTGTGATGTGGACGAGCTGGACCTGAGCCGCAACCTACTCAAGAAGATCCCAGACTCCATTGACAAGTTTGTCAACCTCCGCTGGCTTGATCTCCACAGCAACCAGCTGGACCACGTTCCGGAAGCTATCGGGCGCCTCCAGAACCTATACAGCCTCAACCTGTGTAACAACCTTCTGAGCACCGTAGGACTCCCCAACGAGATTGGCCTCCTGCAGAAGCTGAGGAGCCTCAACCTGGGCATGAACCTCCTCGAGCGCATCCCGTCCTCCATCGCAGCCCTCAAGGAGCTACGTCACCTGGGCCTGTTCAACAACCACCTGACACGGGTGCCCGAGTGCCTCCGCAACCTGCCCCACCTGGAGATCGTCAACCTGAAGTGCAACCCCATCCCCTCTGGGGATGACAAAGGCATAGACCCCATCCAGAGGGTGGAGTGCCTGTACCTGGTGAGGGAGAGCTGCCTGTGTGCCTCCTGCCTCAAGAAGATCAAAGACGACAGGCAGAGGGTGGACAGCAGGCTAAGCGGAGGCCCTGCTCATGGGAGGTCCATCTTCACCGGCCTGACCACGCCCAACTCGGTGGCGCAGGAGGACCAGGCCACCTGGAGGTGA